Sequence from the Thermomicrobiales bacterium genome:
CCTCACCCCGTCGCTAACGCGACTCCCCTCTCCCAAATTGGGAGAGGGGTTGGGGGTGAGGGCCGTCCTACCGGAACATATCCCGCTCGGGTTCCATAACGAGATCGTGGGCGGTTGCTTCGTCGTCGCGGACCCAGTCGTAGCCGCGGAGCAGCGCGACCGGGCGGCCTTCGACCTTTCCGGCCAGCAGCTCGGCGGCGGCGGCAATTTCGTCGGCCACGCACATGACGCTGACGCGCAGGTCGTAGCCGTACGGATCGGTAACGCCGCGGTAGTCGGCCCAGGGGCTCATGCCGGCGATGCCGATCGCGATGTTGACGATTCCGCGCCGCCACGGACGACCGAATGAGTCGGTGACGATGACGGCCGGGGCAGCACCGAAGCGCTCGCGAATGCCCGCGCGAATGGCGCGCGCCGAGGCGTCCGGGTCGAGCGGGAGCAGGCAGACGATGTCGCCGCCGTGGACGTTGGACGCATCAACGCCGGCGTTGGCGCAGATGAAGCCGTGTCGTGTTTCGCAGATCATGACGCCGCGGTCCATGCGGACGATGCGGCGGGCTTCGCGCAGGACGACTTCCACCTGGCGAGCGTCCTTGTCCCATTGGGTGGCCCAGTCGATCGCGAACTGCGATGGCTCGATCGTCGCCAGATCGACGAGACGGCCCTCGGACTTGGACACGATCTTGTGGGTGACGACGAGTACGTCGTCGTCGGTTGGCGTCAGGTCGCTCTCGATGAGCGCGTTGGCAATGAGCTCGACCACGTTATCACCGGGCTCTACCTCCGGGATACCATCCAACCCATACAGTCGGATTTCGTTCGGCATACTCGTTCGGCTCCCTCACTCGTTCGCGCAGCGCCGACAAGGCCGCGCGCTATTCCAGATTCATCGTCCGTAATCGCCAGGTGGACGCGGCAATGGCCACTGCCGCCACGATAATGAGCGTCACAATCGCTGACACCAGTCGATTCGGATCGTCCATCCTGATGCCTGGCGTGTCTGCGATCCGGACATACATCGACTCGACGAAGTGTCGCACGCTCAGCAGGCGGACGCCGGGAATGAATCGGGCGATCGTCGTCTCCCAGAGCAGGGTGTAGAGGATTCCGGCCAGCAATGCGCGGGAGATCAGCAAGCTCAGCAGCAGGAAGAGTGCGCCGTAGGCGAGCACCGCGAACCAGATCGCGATCAGCATCGCGACGAGGATCTGGAGATGGTTGCCGAAGTCGCTGCCCAGCCCGATGACGAAGCCGACGATCGTTCCAAGCCAGAGCAGAAGCGTCGCGACCGTGCCGACTGCCAGCATCTTCTCGAGAATGATGCGCAGCCGGGGCTGCGGCTTCATGACGAGATAGACGAGCGTGCGGTCCTCAATCTCGTTGCCCAGCGCATTGGTCGCCAGGATGAGAATTGCGAGTGGCAGCACAGTTGGGGCGATGAAATTCATGAACAGGTCGTGGACAAATGCAACTCGATTGACCGAATCGCTTCCGATCAGGCCGATGAGCGCGAAGATCACCGGCACTGCCGCGAAGAGCGCGACGATGCGGACAGCTTTGCCGTTGGCGAGTTGCCGGAGCGTTAGTGCAGTGATTGGCAAGCGCGATTGCGATGAGCGCGTCGTCGTTGCCATCACCCACGCTCCACAACATATGCGAAGACACTCGCCAGCGATTCATCGAGGGCGGCGACTTCGTAGAGGTGGACGTCGTGATGCTTGGCGATCGCCGGTGCGATGCGGTAGAAGTCGCGCACATTTGCTGTTTCGACGACCAACCCCGGGGCGTGGTCGCCGCTGGGACTCTCGATCCGAACGCTAACAACGACCGGCGTTTGAACGAGCGCAGACGCGAGCCGCCGCGCATCGCTGCATCGCAGGCGTACCGAGCGCGCGTGCTCGTCGATCTTGTCACGGATCGCGCGGAAGTCACCGGCGGCTGCCAGCTTGCCGCGATTGATGACGAGGATGCGATCGGCGAAGCGTTCGACCTCATAGAGGACGTGCGAGGAGACGATGACCGTCTTGCCGCGATTGCCAAGCGCGCGGATCAGATCGATCAGGCGCGCGCGCTGCAGCGGATCAGTGCCATTGAGCGGCTCGTCCATCAGCAACACGTCGGGATCGTGAACCATCGCAGCTGCGATCTTGATCCGTTGGCGCATGCCCTTCGAGTAACCGCGCAGAGGGCGATGTGATTCCTCCTGCATTTCGACGAGGTCGAGCGCGCGATCCGCTGCAGCCCCCAGATCATCGAGCTTCTGCAGGACGGCGTTGAGCTCGACAAACTCGCGACCAGTCAGAAATGGATAGAGCGTCTCCTGCTCTGGAACCATGCCGAGGTGGCGATACAGCTCAGCATCGCCGCGTGCAGGTTTTCCGAGAATGCGGATGTCCCCCTGCGATGGAGCGAGCAGGCCAGTCAGCATCTCCAGCGTCGTCGACTTACCGGCACCGTTTGGCCCCAGCAGCGCGGTCACGCCCGGTTCGACGTGGAATGTGACATCGGAGACCGCCACGACGTCGCCGTACCACTTCGAGAGATTGCGGACGACGATCGTTGCGTTCGCGGGAGCATCCGGCATCGCCGTCGGTGATGCGCGTTGTGGTGGCGCGGCTGCTGTTTGCATCGCTAGTCCTCAGTCATATAGCGGCGATACATCACCAGTGCGGCGATGGCGACGACACCGGCGACCCCGACGAGATAGACGGGGCCATGCAAGTTGGCCATCGCGCCAGGATTTCCGCGCAGGATCCAGCTCGTGAGCGCATTGATGAGCTCAAGCGGGCTGAGCAGAACAATGAAGTCACGCAGCGAACCACTCATGGCCTCGAACAGCGCGTTGCTGATCGCCGTGATCAGCAGCAGGCCGCCAATGAACACGGCGCTGGCGATGCCTTTGCGGTCGACCAGCGCAGCGATGAGCAACCCGAGCGCGGTGTAGTAAATGCAGACTAGCGCGCTCCAGGCGGCGATCCGTCCAAGATCGCCGATGTGGTCGCCGAAGTAGCTGATCGGGCTGTTCGCCAGCAGCACCTTGGCAATGAACAGCAGTAGTGGCGGTCCGAATGCGATGGTCGCCATGAGCAGTGTCATCGCCGCGACCTTGGCCATCAAGTAATCGCCACGCGTGATCGCGCGCGAGAAGTAGAGCGACAGCACATTCTCCCGACGATCGTCGGAGAGCATCTCTGGCGCAAGGCCAGCGGCGAAGATGAGCAGTGCAGTCGAAATGAATCCGGCCAGGTCGGCGTAACTGAACTCGACGCCTTCCGGCAGGAAGGCGAGCAGGCCGGCGACGATCAGCACCGGTGAATAGGCGGCGATGTACAGAAGCGCCGGAATGATCTTTGACGTCCAGCGCTTGCGAATGCCCAGGCCGCGCTTGATCGAATAGATGACCAGCGCGCGCACTGCGTGGCTGCGACCGAGCCGCTCACCATCGTAGTGCGCATAGCCCAGGTCATAGACCTCGCCGTATGGCTGTTGTGGAGTGTCAGCCATGAGTTTCGCTTCCGTCCGTGTCGGGGGCGCTGCCAACGGTCTGGATGTAGACATCCTCCAGGGAACGCTCTCCTGCGCGGAGCTCGCGAAGCGGGAGTCCCATCTCGACGACGGTGTCGCGAATTGCGTCGAAGAGCAGGTCAGCATCGCCATTCATCGGGATCGTGATGTCGCGCTCGCGCAGGCGCGGCGTGAGTCCGCGCGCTGTCAGTGCCGCCGAGAACGCCGCCATGTCGCCATCGACGCGAACGACGATGTCGCCGCCGCCGCGCATGAGCTCGTCGATCCGGCCGCTAGCCACCAGTCGTCCGCGATCGACCATGACGACGTGGTCGCAGACGCGCTCGATGTCTTCGAGCAGATGTGACGAGACGACGACGGTGATGCCCAGATCGTTGTGAATGCGGTTGATCAGGCGCAGCATCTCGTCGCGCCCTTGCGGATCCATGCCGTTGGTCGGCTCGTCGAGGAAGACGATCTGCGGGTCGTGGACGATGGCTTGTGCCAACTTGATGCGTTGTTTCATGCCGGTCGAAAAGCCACGGATCAGCCG
This genomic interval carries:
- the cofE gene encoding coenzyme F420-0:L-glutamate ligase, translating into MPNEIRLYGLDGIPEVEPGDNVVELIANALIESDLTPTDDDVLVVTHKIVSKSEGRLVDLATIEPSQFAIDWATQWDKDARQVEVVLREARRIVRMDRGVMICETRHGFICANAGVDASNVHGGDIVCLLPLDPDASARAIRAGIRERFGAAPAVIVTDSFGRPWRRGIVNIAIGIAGMSPWADYRGVTDPYGYDLRVSVMCVADEIAAAAELLAGKVEGRPVALLRGYDWVRDDEATAHDLVMEPERDMFR
- a CDS encoding ABC transporter permease subunit, which produces MATTTRSSQSRLPITALTLRQLANGKAVRIVALFAAVPVIFALIGLIGSDSVNRVAFVHDLFMNFIAPTVLPLAILILATNALGNEIEDRTLVYLVMKPQPRLRIILEKMLAVGTVATLLLWLGTIVGFVIGLGSDFGNHLQILVAMLIAIWFAVLAYGALFLLLSLLISRALLAGILYTLLWETTIARFIPGVRLLSVRHFVESMYVRIADTPGIRMDDPNRLVSAIVTLIIVAAVAIAASTWRLRTMNLE
- a CDS encoding ABC transporter ATP-binding protein, with product MQTAAAPPQRASPTAMPDAPANATIVVRNLSKWYGDVVAVSDVTFHVEPGVTALLGPNGAGKSTTLEMLTGLLAPSQGDIRILGKPARGDAELYRHLGMVPEQETLYPFLTGREFVELNAVLQKLDDLGAAADRALDLVEMQEESHRPLRGYSKGMRQRIKIAAAMVHDPDVLLMDEPLNGTDPLQRARLIDLIRALGNRGKTVIVSSHVLYEVERFADRILVINRGKLAAAGDFRAIRDKIDEHARSVRLRCSDARRLASALVQTPVVVSVRIESPSGDHAPGLVVETANVRDFYRIAPAIAKHHDVHLYEVAALDESLASVFAYVVERG
- a CDS encoding ABC transporter permease gives rise to the protein MADTPQQPYGEVYDLGYAHYDGERLGRSHAVRALVIYSIKRGLGIRKRWTSKIIPALLYIAAYSPVLIVAGLLAFLPEGVEFSYADLAGFISTALLIFAAGLAPEMLSDDRRENVLSLYFSRAITRGDYLMAKVAAMTLLMATIAFGPPLLLFIAKVLLANSPISYFGDHIGDLGRIAAWSALVCIYYTALGLLIAALVDRKGIASAVFIGGLLLITAISNALFEAMSGSLRDFIVLLSPLELINALTSWILRGNPGAMANLHGPVYLVGVAGVVAIAALVMYRRYMTED
- a CDS encoding ABC transporter ATP-binding protein: MSAPTANQPLIETTALTKRYGPVVALDGLDISIPPAAVGLLGANGAGKSTLIKLLLGLIRPTSGSAIMLGLDVTSAATTVRERVGYMPESDCLPGDVTASDFVAHMAEMSGLPHRAARQRANDVLYQVGVDEERYRLIRGFSTGMKQRIKLAQAIVHDPQIVFLDEPTNGMDPQGRDEMLRLINRIHNDLGITVVVSSHLLEDIERVCDHVVMVDRGRLVASGRIDELMRGGGDIVVRVDGDMAAFSAALTARGLTPRLRERDITIPMNGDADLLFDAIRDTVVEMGLPLRELRAGERSLEDVYIQTVGSAPDTDGSETHG